AGCGGTGAGGATGCGATTGCGCTGATGTCGCGAGTCGAGAAATGGATCGAAGACGAGATGCGTGTGATCGACGCTGACGCTTACATCGACTAGTCTTTGAGCGACTGCCTAAGGCGATGCGTCGGTCAGGCCGATAAAAAGTCTGTTAACAATAAAAAAGGGGATTGAGATGGGAATGTATAACGATTACGTGGTGCCGCGCTTGGTGACCTGTGCTTGTGGTACGAAACCGGTGCTCAGACAACGTCAAAAAGTTGTACCAAAGGCATTTGGCACTGTGCTCGAGTTTGGCATCGGTGCGGGTCAGAATCTACCTCACTATAACGCCAATCAGGTGGATAAAGTCATTGGGGTTGACCCGTGTTCCAAGTCATGGGAACTCGCCTCGGATCGTGCGCGCGACGCGCAGCTAGATATTGATTTCATTCAGGGTTCGGTCGAATCGATTCCGCTAGAAGACGCCTCCGTCGACTCGATTCTTATTACCTTTACGCTTTGCACCGTACCGGATCCGGATGCGGCACTTGCCGAAGCC
The Candidatus Paraluminiphilus aquimaris genome window above contains:
- a CDS encoding class I SAM-dependent methyltransferase; protein product: MGMYNDYVVPRLVTCACGTKPVLRQRQKVVPKAFGTVLEFGIGAGQNLPHYNANQVDKVIGVDPCSKSWELASDRARDAQLDIDFIQGSVESIPLEDASVDSILITFTLCTVPDPDAALAEARRTLKPGGKLFFCEHGIAPDENVAKWQRRVNPIWKRIFGGCHITRDTKALLSGAGFGIDAVEQMYLPGTPAIAGFNTWGEATIRR